In a single window of the Synergistaceae bacterium genome:
- the aroD gene encoding type I 3-dehydroquinate dehydratase — MKAITIRGVELGAGVPKTIVPIVAKTKADILAKADEITRLPADLVEWRADFYEDLFNTPKLLETLKELRGVLKDTPILFTIRTKPEGGEVAPTFSDYQAANKAVAQSGDADLVDVEMFWNITDWNAPASNYSAKLVDEIHKAGCLVVGSRHNFSATPHANEIVTTLRHQQGAGADIPKAAVMPKSKEDVLAVIAASVEFGNVTDRPYLTISMGPLGMMSRVACELSGSCMTFGAAGQVSAPGQIQVGELKDMLTRIHNAQAGA, encoded by the coding sequence ATGAAGGCAATCACAATCCGGGGCGTTGAACTCGGCGCAGGTGTCCCGAAAACAATCGTCCCTATTGTCGCAAAAACAAAAGCTGACATTCTCGCAAAGGCCGACGAAATTACACGGCTTCCTGCTGACTTGGTAGAGTGGAGAGCGGATTTCTACGAGGATTTGTTCAACACGCCGAAACTTTTGGAGACCCTCAAAGAATTACGCGGAGTGCTGAAGGATACGCCGATACTTTTCACGATTCGCACGAAACCTGAAGGCGGAGAAGTTGCACCGACATTTTCAGACTATCAGGCAGCAAACAAGGCTGTAGCTCAGAGCGGAGACGCGGATTTGGTTGACGTTGAAATGTTCTGGAACATTACGGACTGGAACGCGCCCGCGTCAAATTATTCTGCAAAACTTGTTGACGAGATTCACAAAGCAGGCTGTCTCGTTGTCGGTTCGCGTCATAATTTCTCGGCGACTCCACATGCAAACGAGATTGTAACGACTCTCAGACATCAGCAGGGAGCAGGAGCAGACATCCCGAAAGCCGCCGTAATGCCCAAGTCAAAAGAGGACGTATTAGCCGTGATTGCCGCGTCCGTTGAGTTCGGGAATGTTACTGACCGTCCCTATCTCACAATCTCGATGGGGCCTCTCGGAATGATGAGCCGTGTTGCGTGTGAATTATCCGGCTCATGTATGACATTCGGGGCGGCAGGTCAGGTGAGCGCACCCGGTCAAATTCAGGTCGGCGAGCTGAAAGACATGCTCACGAGAATACATAACGCACAGGCAGGTGCATAG
- a CDS encoding sugar phosphate isomerase/epimerase: MARKFSLAYLTIPGTNPMDQIKIAKEAGYDYVSLRTIPMHLPGEPSFLPQDDPKLFADIKAALKEYDMPLMDIELARIRKDLDINEYKPAFEAAAKLGATDVLGSVWTRDRKWYTETAGKVADMAKEFGLMFNIEFLPWAGVRNLQEDISLIDDLYRDNVFVMVDTLHAGRAGVTGSELARTPRKYFRFIHLCDGPAGKPSDDMPNGDPVLDNIKDDLMLFTAREGRMYPGEGAMAIADMVKAMPNIPLSIELPNLAEIKARGVAGHAKQCLDVAKKYFAANGID, translated from the coding sequence ATGGCACGTAAATTTTCACTGGCTTACCTCACAATCCCCGGCACAAATCCGATGGATCAGATCAAAATCGCAAAAGAAGCAGGCTATGACTATGTGAGCCTCCGCACAATTCCTATGCACCTTCCCGGCGAGCCTTCATTCCTCCCGCAGGATGACCCGAAACTTTTCGCCGACATCAAAGCCGCCCTCAAAGAATACGACATGCCGCTGATGGACATTGAGCTTGCACGAATCCGCAAAGACCTCGACATCAACGAGTACAAGCCCGCATTCGAGGCCGCCGCGAAATTAGGCGCAACGGACGTACTTGGCTCAGTGTGGACACGCGACCGCAAATGGTACACAGAGACCGCCGGAAAAGTCGCCGACATGGCAAAAGAGTTCGGACTCATGTTCAACATTGAGTTCCTTCCCTGGGCAGGTGTCCGTAACCTTCAGGAAGATATTTCCCTCATCGATGACTTGTACAGGGATAACGTTTTCGTGATGGTCGACACACTTCACGCAGGCAGGGCAGGCGTAACTGGCTCAGAGCTTGCGAGGACTCCGCGAAAATATTTCCGCTTCATTCACCTCTGCGACGGCCCCGCAGGAAAGCCCTCCGATGACATGCCCAACGGAGACCCCGTACTCGACAACATCAAAGATGACCTCATGCTCTTTACGGCGCGTGAAGGCAGAATGTATCCGGGCGAAGGCGCAATGGCAATAGCTGACATGGTAAAGGCAATGCCCAACATCCCGCTGTCGATTGAGCTTCCGAATCTCGCTGAGATTAAAGCCCGCGGCGTTGCTGGACACGCAAAACAGTGCCTCGATGTGGCAAAGAAGTATTTTGCCGCCAACGGTATCGACTAA
- a CDS encoding shikimate dehydrogenase produces the protein MQIDINSRLIALIGTPLSQSFAARMQNSAYQAAGFNMVYCYCEADSTHLKEIIDGIRYMPTFLGCAVTKPNKEAVMQYLDDLDPLCKKIGSSNTVVKTESGKLIGYNTDGYGALRDIKEHGCVIKDKVMFSFGAGGTGRSVCLELANEGAKKIYISSRSEKCETLSEEINKFYPGVCVPVRAADEAGIKKALDETDIILNLSGLGMKGKEEYTCVDKKFLKPSHICFDATYNPATTRFLKEAAEVGCTTINGLGMSLYQGLRQIQLWTGGQAVPLDVMRQTLETIMKEKEGK, from the coding sequence ATGCAGATTGATATTAACAGCAGACTTATCGCACTTATCGGAACGCCTCTGAGTCAGTCATTCGCCGCAAGAATGCAGAACTCAGCGTATCAGGCGGCAGGGTTCAACATGGTGTACTGCTACTGCGAGGCAGACAGCACGCACTTGAAGGAAATCATTGACGGTATACGCTACATGCCCACGTTTCTCGGCTGCGCCGTAACAAAGCCCAACAAAGAAGCCGTAATGCAGTACCTCGACGATTTAGATCCCCTCTGCAAGAAAATCGGAAGCTCGAACACAGTCGTCAAAACAGAATCAGGAAAGCTCATCGGCTACAACACAGACGGCTACGGAGCACTGCGCGACATCAAAGAGCACGGCTGCGTCATCAAAGACAAAGTTATGTTCTCATTCGGCGCGGGCGGCACAGGCAGGAGCGTTTGCCTTGAGCTTGCCAACGAGGGCGCAAAGAAAATCTACATCTCTTCACGTTCAGAGAAATGCGAGACTCTCAGCGAGGAAATCAACAAGTTCTACCCCGGAGTCTGCGTACCCGTAAGAGCAGCTGACGAGGCCGGAATCAAGAAGGCTCTCGATGAGACAGATATTATCCTCAACCTTTCGGGACTCGGCATGAAGGGCAAAGAGGAATATACCTGCGTTGACAAAAAATTCCTCAAGCCGTCGCACATTTGCTTTGACGCGACATATAATCCCGCTACAACACGTTTCCTCAAAGAAGCCGCTGAAGTAGGCTGCACAACGATTAACGGACTCGGAATGTCATTGTATCAGGGACTGCGGCAGATTCAGTTGTGGACGGGCGGGCAGGCTGTGCCGCTTGACGTAATGCGCCAGACTCTTGAGACAATCATGAAGGAAAAAGAAGGAAAGTAA
- a CDS encoding TerD family protein: protein MVNLLKGQKVDLTKGNPGLSKILVGLGWDVNKYDGGSAFDLDASVFLLGADGKVTADNDFVYYRNLKHNSGAVIHMGDNLTGEGEGDDEQIRIDLSKIPGNIDKAVFTVTIYQAEERRQNFGQVSNAFIRIADDSNGKELIRYDLGEDFSVETAVVVGELYRHSGEWKFNAIGSGFKGGLSALCQTYGVRR from the coding sequence ATGGTAAATTTACTCAAAGGGCAAAAAGTTGACCTCACGAAAGGGAATCCGGGGCTGTCAAAAATTCTTGTCGGACTCGGCTGGGATGTCAACAAATATGATGGCGGTTCGGCGTTTGACCTTGACGCGTCTGTGTTTCTTCTGGGTGCTGACGGCAAAGTAACAGCGGACAACGATTTTGTGTACTACAGGAACTTGAAGCACAATTCCGGCGCGGTGATTCACATGGGCGATAATTTGACGGGTGAAGGTGAAGGCGATGATGAGCAGATACGAATCGACCTCAGCAAGATTCCCGGCAATATCGACAAGGCAGTATTCACAGTAACGATATACCAGGCGGAAGAACGTCGGCAGAATTTCGGCCAGGTCTCAAACGCATTCATACGCATAGCAGATGACTCAAACGGCAAAGAGTTAATCCGCTATGACTTGGGCGAGGATTTCTCGGTTGAGACTGCTGTTGTTGTCGGAGAATTGTACCGTCATTCGGGGGAATGGAAGTTCAATGCGATCGGCTCCGGGTTCAAGGGCGGATTGAGTGCGCTGTGTCAGACTTACGGGGTCAGGCGTTAA
- the cysK gene encoding cysteine synthase A — MSGVYTSVDQLIGHTPLLELVRIERHFSLHAKILAKLEYFNPAGSVKDRVAKSILDDAESDGRLTPESVIIEPTSGNTGIGLASVAATRGYRVIIVMPETMSVERRKIMKAYGAELVLTEGKAGMMGAIKRASEIADETPGSFIAGQFVNPSNPKIHRLTTGPEIWQDTGGNVDILISGVGTGGTLTGTGEYLRSVKPGIEIIAVEPSGSPVLSSGRKGSHKIQGIGAGFVPEVLNTRLYDEIITVDDSDAINAAKLTGKFEGFLAGISSGAALHAAIEVAKRPENDGKNIAVILPDSGEKYLSTELFAD, encoded by the coding sequence ATGTCAGGAGTCTATACTTCAGTCGATCAGCTTATAGGACATACTCCGCTGCTTGAGCTTGTGAGAATTGAGAGGCATTTTTCCCTTCACGCAAAAATCCTCGCCAAGCTCGAATACTTCAACCCCGCCGGAAGCGTCAAAGACAGAGTCGCAAAATCAATTCTCGATGACGCAGAGTCAGACGGCAGACTTACCCCCGAAAGCGTCATAATCGAACCCACAAGCGGAAATACAGGTATCGGGCTGGCCTCAGTCGCCGCGACAAGGGGCTACCGTGTCATTATCGTAATGCCCGAAACAATGTCCGTTGAACGCCGCAAAATCATGAAGGCTTACGGAGCGGAATTAGTTTTGACGGAAGGCAAAGCCGGCATGATGGGCGCAATCAAGAGAGCCTCGGAAATTGCTGACGAGACTCCCGGCTCATTCATTGCGGGGCAGTTCGTCAACCCGTCAAACCCGAAAATTCACCGTCTCACTACAGGCCCGGAAATCTGGCAGGATACAGGCGGGAATGTCGACATACTCATTTCAGGAGTCGGCACCGGGGGGACTCTCACGGGAACAGGCGAATATCTCCGCTCAGTCAAGCCCGGCATAGAGATTATCGCCGTAGAGCCGTCCGGGTCTCCTGTTCTTTCGTCAGGGCGAAAAGGAAGCCACAAGATTCAGGGAATAGGCGCGGGATTCGTTCCTGAAGTCCTCAACACAAGACTGTATGACGAGATTATTACCGTTGACGACTCTGACGCAATCAACGCCGCAAAACTTACGGGAAAATTTGAGGGCTTCCTCGCGGGAATATCATCGGGAGCCGCGCTTCATGCCGCGATTGAAGTCGCAAAACGCCCCGAAAATGACGGAAAGAACATCGCGGTTATCCTCCCTGATTCGGGCGAAAAATATTTGTCGACAGAATTATTTGCGGACTAG